A single genomic interval of Trichosurus vulpecula isolate mTriVul1 chromosome 6, mTriVul1.pri, whole genome shotgun sequence harbors:
- the TMEM109 gene encoding transmembrane protein 109 gives MLRLGDRFSMGRTMPKALLVAFVALLLVLHMASSQQDFHSRKQQKRDPPADFLSQTGSAVRQTLDAWIGPEIMHVVAETTSQALWAISSAISVAFFALSGISAQLLNTMGLNGDHLTQGLKLSPAQVQTFLLWGVGSLVAYWVLALLLGLLLALLGRILWGLKLVIFLVGFVAVVRSVPDPSIRALMLLGLLTLYALLSRLTGSRASGAQLEAKVRGLERQVEELRWRQRRAAKASRSAEE, from the exons ATGCTGAGATTGGGCGATAGGTTTTCAATGGgtcgaactatgcccaaagcactCTTGGTGGCCTTTGTGGCCCTCCTCCTTGTCCTGCACATGGCAAGTTCCCAGCAAGACTTCCATTCCAGAAAACAGCAGAAGAGGGACCCCCCGGCTGATTTCCTGTCCCAAACAGGGTCAGCAGTTCGGCAGACCTTGGACGCATGGATCGGACCTGAGATCATGCATGTTGTGGCTGAG aCCACATCTCAGGCACTGTGGGCCATCTCCTCAGCTATCTCCGTGGCTTTCTTTGCTCTGTCCGGGATCTCAGCACAGCTCCTGAATACCATGGGGCTGAATG GTGACCACCTCACCCAAGGCTTGAAGCTCAGCCCTGCCCAAGTACAGACCTTTCTCCTGTGGGGAGTGGGGTCTCTCGTTGCCTACTGGGTGCTGGCCCTGCTCCTGGGCTTGCTGTTGGCTCTGCTGGGCCGGATCTTGTGGGGCCTTAAGCTGGTCATCTTCCTTGTGGGGTTTGTGGCTGTGGTCAGGTCTGTGCCAGACCCTTCCATCCGGGCCCTGATGCTGCTGGGGCTGCTGACCCTGTATGCTCTGCTAAGCCGGTTGACCGGCAGCCGAGCCTCGGGAGCCCAGCTGGAGGCCAAAGTTCGAGGCCTGGAGAGGCAGGTGGAGGAACTCCGCTGGAGGCAGCGGAGAGCCGCCAAGGCCTCCCGGAGTGCTGAGGAGTGA
- the TMEM132A gene encoding transmembrane protein 132A — protein MGAGSARSAPSRAPGRPGLGYLWVALLALKTVRGSGDTESPDPIYLPATLELLDAPEYFRLQQIGRYPPANSSLGSRSETFLLLQPRPTAQPLLRASYPPFTTQQAVPAWATEPTGLLATWDVRAVSVETVLTPVDPHARVLFYLKGQDWQPGPRNLPCARLHAIHPLGTIHQACRFQPSLGACVVEMEFPRHWFSSIATTKAELAYTLEPAAEDPGQCAPASEGIPPDRPLPVGWVEIQQADPPRQQEVPLDDAVRLRVSDAAMRPGQSFNATILLRHNFTDNSLTLWIKVKKGLQVTAAHPAHPSLWTAKLEKLKGSKHHTVLITCQAIGPKWSDASLPGFSEFLWVDFAVENGTGATSSTRPVTWQLEYPSQVPEAKKDKMVWEILVSERDIRALVPMAKTEELVNTAPLTGIPRRVPIRLVTVELGGAVVEVTEQVGCESANTQVLQVSEACDEVFVEGKESQGARGVQVDFWWRRLRASLRVTVWAPLLPLRIEMTDTNLEQVRGWRVPGPANGAPTEPEEGGEEADRRARSCRLQYQRAGVRFLVPFVAHPQDGGRHLTYLLGPDWLLDVSHLVGPHAHVQDPRVATLEGGSILVGREPGVTSLEVRSPLSDSILGEQTLSVTDEKVSVLELRAQPVMSISLALSRGTAHPGEITATCWAHTTPPDLKQEVAFSLWLAFSDHTLAPAELFDHRDLALAVSTEEPGSFSAVPGRERGAFFGGLVSGGANEGMPLQVGLHSPESCRRGKHRPPLASATAWLGVPPVPPQQHEQVPPVPSAPPVTESNGGGGRHQGPGGEGGLRSKFERPEDLGEEQEEDEKEQEEEEEMVRAPQRVTDLELGLYALLSIFCLAIFIFLVNGVVFVLRYQRKEPPDAPASGGPTSPQPHNWVWLGTDQEELSRQLDRQLDRRPPREDRPPSPALPAPGEGGCHCEVGGGGGGSPDPTPPLGATLPRKEPGGRRKRVEFVTFAAAPPAQPPEEPPAPAVQSILVAGEDDIRWVCEDMGLRDPDELRSYMERIRGSS, from the exons ATGGGCGCCGGCAGTGCCCGAAGCGCTCCTTCGCGGGCCCCCGGGCGTCCCGGGCTCGGCTACCTCTGGGTGGCCCTGCTCGCGCTGAAGACTGTGCGAG GGAGTGGGGACACTGAGTCCCCTGACCCTATCTACCTGCCAGCCACTCTGGAACTCCTAGATGCCCCAGAGTATTTCCGCCTCCAGCAGATTGGGCGCTACCCTCCTGCCAACTCCTCTCTGGGCTCCCGTTCTGAGACTTTCCTGCTCCTCCAGCCCCGACCTACGGCCCAGCCCCTCCTCCGGGCATCCTACCCACCCTTCACTACCCAGCAG GCTGTGCCAGCCTGGGCCACAGAGCCCACTGGTCTGCTCGCCACCTGGGATGTGCGGGCTGTGTCAGTGGAGACCGTACTCACACCAGTGGACCCCCATGCCCGGGTCCTTTTCTACCTCAAAGGGCAGGACTGGCAGCCTGGCCCCCGAAATCTGCCCTGTGCCCGGCTCCATGCCATCCACCCTCTGGGCACTATACACCAGGCCTGTCGCTTCCAA CCATCCCTGGGGGCTTGCGTGGTAGAAATGGAATTTCCACGGCACTGGTTCTCGAGCATCGCCACCACCAAGGCTGAACTGGCCTATACCTTGGAGCCAGCAGCAGAGGACCCTGGCCAGTGTGCTCCAGCCAGCGAAGGGATTCCTCCAGATCGGCCCCTCCCTGTCGGGTGGGTAGAGATCCAGCAGGCTGATCCCCCTCGCCAGCAAGAGGTGCCCCTGGATGATGCTGTCCGCCTACGAGTATCCGATGCTGCCATGAGGCCAGGGCAGTCCTTTAATGCTACCATCCTGCTGAGACACAACTTTACTGATAACTCCCTAACGCTCTG GATCAAGGTCAAGAAGGGGTTACAAGTGACAGCTGCCCATCCTGCTCATCCTTCCCTATGGACAGCCAAACTGGAAAAATTAAAAGGCTCCAAACATCACACGGTGCTCATCACCTGCCAAGCCATTGGCCCTAAGTGGTCAGACGCCAG CCTGCCTGGATTCTCGGAGTTCCTATGGGTGGACTTTGCCGTGGAGAATGGTACAGGGGCCACATCCTCCACCCGTCCTGTCACGTGGCAGCTGGAATACCCAAGCCAGGTTCCTGAGGCCAAGAAGGATAAGATGGTGTGGGAGATCCTGGTGTCTGAGCGGGACATCCGGGCCCTTGTCCCTATGGCAAAG ACTGAGGAGTTGGTGAATACTGCCCCCCTGACTGGCATTCCCCGAAGAGTACCCATACGCCTGGTCACTGTGGAGCTGGGTGGAGCTGTAGTGGAGGTCACCGAGCAGGTGGGCTGTGAATCAGCCAACACTCAAGTCCTGCAG GTGTCAGAGGCCTGTGATGAGGTATTTGTGGAAGGCAAGGAGAGCCAGGGGGCCCGGGGGGTTCAGGTGGACTTCTGGTGGCGCCGGCTCCGGGCCTCACTCCGGGTGACTGTGTGGGCTCCTCTGTTGCCGCTGCGAATCGAGATGACAGACACAAACCTGGAACAAGTCCGAGGATGGAGGGTACCTGGGCCGGCCAATGG TGCCCCCACCGAGCCCGAGGAAGGAGGCGAAGAGGCAGACCGGCGGGCCCGGAGCTGCCGGCTGCAGTACCAGCGTGCTGGTGTCCGGTTCCTCGTTCCTTTTGTGGCCCATCCTCAAGATGGAGGCCGCCATCTTACATACCTCCTGGGCCCCGACTGGCTGCTGGATGTGTCTCACCTTGTGGGGCCCCATGCCCATGTCCAAGACCCCCGAGTGGCCACTCTGGAGGGTGGCAGCATACTGGTTGGACGGGAGCCAGGGGTTACTTCTTTGGAG GTCCGTTCACCACTATCCGACTCCATCCTTGGAGAACAGACTCTGTCTGTGACAGATGAAAAGGTCTCTGTGCTGGAACTTCGGGCACAGCCAGTGATGAGCATCTCATTGGCATTGAGCCGGGGCACTGCCCACCCTGGGGAGATCACTGCAACATGTTGGGCCCACACCACTCCACCCGACTTGAAACAG GAAGTTGCCTTCTCCCTATGGCTGGCCTTCTCGGACCACACCCTGGCTCCAGCAGAGCTGTTTGACCACAGGGACTTGGCCCTGGCAGTTTCCACTGAGGAGCCGGGATCCTTCTCAGCGGTCCCTGGCAGGGAGCGAGGGGCCTTCTTTGGGGGGCTGGTGAGTGGAGGGGCCAATGAGGGGATGCCCCTGCAGGTGGGGCTGCACTCCCCAGAGTCCTGCCGTCGGGGCAAACACCGGCCCCCGCTGGCCTCAGCCACGGCATGGCTGGGGGTGCCCCCCGTGCCCCCTCAGCAGCACGAGCAGGTCCCCCCAGTCCCCTCTGCTCCCCCGGTCACTGAgagcaatgggggaggggggaggcatcAGGGGccagggggggaggggggactgaGGAGCAAGTTTGAGCGTCCAGAGGACCTCggggaagagcaggaggaggacgagaaagagcaggaggaggaggaggagatggtgaGGGCCCCTCAGAGGGTGACGGACCTGGAGCTGGGGCTCTACGCCCTGCTCAGCATCTTCTGCCTGGccatcttcattttccttgttaATGGCGTGGTCTTTGTGCTGCGCTACCAGCGCAAAGAGCCCCCTGATGCCCCAGCCTCTGGGGGCCCCACTTCCCCCCAGCCCCACAACTGGGTCTGGCTGGGGACAGATCAGGAGGAACTGAGCCGGCAGCTGGACCGGCAGCTGGACCGGCGACCTCCCCGGGAAGACAGGCCCCCAAGCCCAGCCCTCCCTGCCCCAGGAGAGGGGGGCTGCCACTgtgaggtagggggaggaggaggaggcagcccggaccccaccccacccctggggGCCACCCTGCCCCGGAAGGAGCCAGGGGGCCGAAGGAAGCGGGTGGAGTTTGTGACCTTTGCAGCAGCACCTCCGGCCCAGCCCCCTGAGGAGCCTCCGGCCCCGGCGGTGCAGTCCATTCTGGTGGCCGGGGAAGATGACATCCGCTGGGTGTGTGAGGACATGGGGCTAAGGGACCCTGATGAGCTGAGAAGCTACATGGAGAGGATCCGGGGCAGCTCCTGA